The genomic interval AAAtaatttacacatgcatgaaTCACAAAAAGCATAAAGTCTTACCTCCCCAGAAGAAGCGAGTCTCCTGTCAGGGAGCACCAGAGTGTTGGCGTGGCTGCCCGGGACCACAGTAGAACCGATACTCATTCTGGGTCCAACTAACATGTAGCGTTTGTCTCCTGATCTGTACTGGATGCTGTGACACAGTGTCCCATCATAATTAGTGTCTTGGAGATATTTGGAAGTGTACTCTGTGGATTTGGAGCACTGCATGGCGATCAGCACGATGATGCTGATGACAAAAAGGAGGGAGACCGAGCCCAAAgtgatgatgagataaaaagtcacattgtcGTCCTCCTCCTTGTCCACTTTTGCTGCTGCACGTTTGACATCAGAAGCTGCAAAAGCCTCTTTGGGCTCCACAAGTTTGACAGTCACAGTAGCTGTTGCTGAGAGTGAAACGTTGCCATTGTCTTTGACCAGTATGAGCAGTTGATGCTCAGCCTCGTCTGTCTCTGTCAATGAGCGAAGTGTTCTGATCTGGCCCGTATAGCGGTCCAAAGTAAAGACACTGTGGTCAGTGACTTGCTGCAGTGAAAACAGTAACCAGCCGTTATATCCGATATCAGCGTCATAGGCTCGGACTTTAGTCACCAAGTCTCCTGCTTTCATATTGCGGGGAATCTCCTCCACGCCTTCGGAGGAACCGTTGGAGCTGACTGGATACAGGATGACCGGAGCGTTGTCGTTCTGATCCAGGATGAACACCTTCACTGTCACGTTGCTGCTCAGTGGAGGACTTCCAGCGTCTGTGGCCACCACTTGGAACTGGAAGCTTTTTAGTGTCTCAAAGTCAAAACTTTTTAGTGCTGAAATAGCACCGGTGACctcatttatatttaaaaatgatgtcacagatggacCTTTTTGGAGTGAGAAGGTTACTGCTGCATTTTCCTCCCCATCAGAGTCTGTAGCAGTTACAGAAAACAAAGAGTCTcctgctttgttgttttccagTACATAAAAAGTATACGGGCTTTCAGTGAATAAAGGTCTATTGTCGTTAACATCTAGTACATCTACATGGACCACCTTGCTAGATGACAACGGGGGTGTCCCTAAATCCTTGGCAGTTATTGTAATATCATACACGTGCATCTTCTCTTTGTCTAAATAGTCCTTCGTGACAAGAGAATACGATTGTCCATCAGGGGATGACTTGAGGTCAAATGGCAAGTGGTCCAGAACACTGCAGACCACCTGTCCATTCACACCTGAGTCCAGATCATTCACTCCCACTAACGCCACCACTGTACCCGGAGGGGCGTCCTCTGGGATGCGACTAGACAGCGATGTGATGTCTATTTCTGGTTTGTTGTCATTCACGTCCTCGACATGGACCACTACGTTGCATTGAGTGGAAAGCGACACGGCGCCTTTGTCAGCTGCGAGTACTTTCATCTCGTAGACTCGTCTTTCTTCAAAATCTAGACCCACTTTGACTCGGAGTTCGCcggtttttttgttcaaatcaaAAGGCACGGAGGGGAGTCCTCTTAGTTTGCTTCGTAATGAATATTCAATCTCACCGTTCAGTCCATCATCGCTGTCTGATGCGTTCACTGTCAGCAGATATGTCCCTACTGGTGCGTTTTCCTTCACTGTAATGGAATACTTTAGCTTGCCACACACTGGTGGGTTATCATTTATAtcagatataataacagtaatattgATAGTGCCTGTTTTGGGTGGTTTGCCCCCATCTGCAGCTGTTAATATTAAATGGTGTTGGGCGGTGTTTTCTCTATCTAAAGGTCGCTGTAAAACAAGAAACGGGACCTTCCCATCTTCACCGAACTCTTCAGTTTCCAGGTGAAAAAATTGGTTATGGTTCAGTCTGTAGGATTGTATGGAATTCAAGCCGACATCCAAATCTTGGGCACCTTCCACCTGGAGTCTATATCCGACAAGGGCGGATTCCAGAACCTCCAGAGTGCAGTTATCATCAAGAAATCGAGGTGTGTTATCATTCACATCGAGTACCTCCACAAGGACTTGATGCATCTCCAAAGGGTTTTCCACCACCACCTTGAGGTTGGTGACGCACGGCACCGTGTTCCCGCACAGCTCCTCTCGGTCTAATCTCTGCTGGGTAGACAGAACACCGTCCCTCGGATTTACCTTGAACTGATCCTGCTTTGTTCCCGACACCACACGGAGATTTCTCTCCTGCAGCCTCCCGATATCCAGTCCGAGGTCCTTGGCCACATTTGCAACCGCACTTCCTACTTTGACTTCCTCCTGAATGGAATATCTCACTTGAGCGGAGATCGGTTCAGCATGAAAAACAATCAGCAGCGGGAGACAAAAGGAAATCCACATCTCCAGCCATTGTCCTCTCGTGCCGCATGTTGCCATCTTTTAGCAGGGAGATTTCAAACCACTGATATTAAATCCACTGCTATTTCAATATCTCAATGCTTTATGttgcataaaaaatacaaatccagGAGCTGCATCGTTTCCGTGGAAGAATGAAGCTTTTCACGTCCGTTCGTCGACCTTCTTTGGCTGCAAGTGGGTGGAAGATGCTTTAGTGCACCCATTCCGATTACACAGTCCAACAGCGCCACCTACTGTCCATAATGAGATACTGCAACAACCACAAATGTGTAGGAGGTGATGGAAATGGACAGATTTTAATTTCCAAACTATAACTTATATAAATTTGGGTATTATTCAATATTAGGTTGAAAGAGATTTGACTAATTTAACAGTAAATATGGCAGAAAACATTCAAATGTATACATTGCATATGTAGGCTATATGGTGTATACAATACATAAACATGTATTGCATGAAGCCAGCAAAAGTAAGTACAGGAAGTATAGTTTGTTGAGCTAAATTACACTCAATTAAATTTGgaattttggaacaaattataTATCGAACCCACATCGAAAGCAGTTTCTAATATTCAGTTTCGAATataattttggcaaaaaaaagaagacaaaaagttgCCTTCTAGAGTCACAATTAGGGGTGTTAAACTCAGCAttgaggacgattcgatacacatctcgatgcactgccagcgatacgatactttcacgatacatggaattttctggcgatacaatgaaataatcatttagttcaaatcaatgcaatccaatatgatatgatgcaatttcttgctatatgatgcaattcaacatcatgcaaataagcaaaggggaaaaatggaattcagtatgaTCCTACAAAaagtatttgactttattcctttcaagcacttggcagtaaattcaactaaagtgctgtttgtcttttttttttttcctatatgcACCATTCTTGATCATCCTTTTACCACCTTAAAACAGCAACCAGTaaaacaattcaacaataattactgctgtaaaaaatacagtacagcaacaacaaagttaaagtgacacattcaacagtgcaatcaatgtttgtttatattcctgtctgctaaACATACTGTTAATATGACTGAGCTAGCAGCTAAGCTAATACAGTAATGAGGgtcagaaaatgtaaaaaacaacttatacccttttaaaattgtttcacaattcaggaagaagaactgatctgctgttctaatgtcacctgctgtgctgtgAGCACTCGTTCGGGGAGGGGGTAGAAACTTCCTCGTTGCTGCTGCTTGCGTGGGAACGTCCATGCttttttactagtagttgtgtGTGCcttgcacctggggaacagcatatggagttaagttgaacatgaataaaacggcgcttgcatcggattttactgATACCCATAAACGCATCGCGATGAACCCGgaaattgcatccatacccagtgaatgagccgatgcgcGCATGCGCATCAATGTATCAATTAATATCGTTTATTTTCCACTCCCTTAGTAACAATATTAAACTCACAGTATTGGTAACTTAATACAACAATGTcactaaaaaaataacattttattttgaccATGACTTTGTTTATGTAAATCATACATACATGAAGTATTTCTAGGTGTGCCTAATGTAGTCAGCAGTGAGTGTACACTCCTATCGTGCTTCTACTACACAGAGTAGAACAGTGACCTCTTGTGGAGAAAAGTGGTATGTGCAGCCATGATCAGTTCTAAGCAGAACGCAGTTGTCTGTACTGCAgaggaaaataatgaaa from Doryrhamphus excisus isolate RoL2022-K1 chromosome 23, RoL_Dexc_1.0, whole genome shotgun sequence carries:
- the LOC131110652 gene encoding protocadherin gamma-A10-like, translating into MATCGTRGQWLEMWISFCLPLLIVFHAEPISAQVRYSIQEEVKVGSAVANVAKDLGLDIGRLQERNLRVVSGTKQDQFKVNPRDGVLSTQQRLDREELCGNTVPCVTNLKVVVENPLEMHQVLVEVLDVNDNTPRFLDDNCTLEVLESALVGYRLQVEGAQDLDVGLNSIQSYRLNHNQFFHLETEEFGEDGKVPFLVLQRPLDRENTAQHHLILTAADGGKPPKTGTINITVIISDINDNPPVCGKLKYSITVKENAPVGTYLLTVNASDSDDGLNGEIEYSLRSKLRGLPSVPFDLNKKTGELRVKVGLDFEERRVYEMKVLAADKGAVSLSTQCNVVVHVEDVNDNKPEIDITSLSSRIPEDAPPGTVVALVGVNDLDSGVNGQVVCSVLDHLPFDLKSSPDGQSYSLVTKDYLDKEKMHVYDITITAKDLGTPPLSSSKVVHVDVLDVNDNRPLFTESPYTFYVLENNKAGDSLFSVTATDSDGEENAAVTFSLQKGPSVTSFLNINEVTGAISALKSFDFETLKSFQFQVVATDAGSPPLSSNVTVKVFILDQNDNAPVILYPVSSNGSSEGVEEIPRNMKAGDLVTKVRAYDADIGYNGWLLFSLQQVTDHSVFTLDRYTGQIRTLRSLTETDEAEHQLLILVKDNGNVSLSATATVTVKLVEPKEAFAASDVKRAAAKVDKEEDDNVTFYLIITLGSVSLLFVISIIVLIAMQCSKSTEYTSKYLQDTNYDGTLCHSIQYRSGDKRYMLVGPRMSIGSTVVPGSHANTLVLPDRRLASSGEVRLYAFCDSCMCKLFRDYIAT